The window gtggtttatgtgtgtggtgtgtgtgtggtgtgtgtgtgtgtgtgagtgttatgtgtgttttatgtgtgtgtgtgtgtgtgtgtgtgtgtgtgtgtgagtgttatgtgtgtttttgtgtgtggtgtgtgtgtgtgtgtgtgtgtgagtgttatgtgtgttgttttatggtgtgtgtgtgtgttgagtgtgtgtgtgtgtgtgtgtgtgtgagtgtgtgtgtgtgagtgtttatcCAGCTGTGTTTCAGGCATCACTTCTCTTTATTGAAGGTTAAGGTAGCAGTaatcagcagctgtgtgtgttcacgtACTCACTTTCCCACCTATACGGTCCCACATTTGCATCCATGCTGAATCATTCTAAAcaacatgtttctttttcttttttgctcttCAGATTTAAACATTATTGTGGCACAAAAGCAAAGCTCATCTATGTCTTATTGCATCTTTATTCAGCTCGCAGAAGCGCTGTCCTCAGACAAACTCAGGCTTTCTTCTTGATCTTCTAGTTTGTTCCTGTTGAGAGAAGCAGCAACATCAATATTCATCAAAGTTTCCTCACTTTTGTGCAGTTTTCCATctaaaatgttgcatttgctCAACAAATGACACCAGGAAGACCAGAGGTcttccacaggtgtgtgtgtgaaccttcTCCCCTCGGCACCAGGAGGTCAGCagcaggtcaggaggtcagcagCAGGTCAGGGGGACCCTTGTGTTTAGGCTCTGGATGTTTGAGCTTTTTAATTGAATACACATTCACGTCAGCGTGGTGACCATGGTCACCATGGTCACCATGGTCACTGTGGTCGAGGTCAGCTGATTTGTCTGGTGTGTCCATGTTGTGGAGGGTCAGCCTGGTCTACTCACTGCATCCGTAGAGACGGTTGATTCGCAGGATGTCATTGGGACTCATTTGTGTGGCCCTGCCAATGGAGACGTTCTGGTTGGGGATGGGAACGATGGTTGGCTGGTTGTTCCTGGAGAAGGCAAATCTGCCGGACAGAAACACCCCAGACTGAGCAACCTTGTTCCACTTTAGGAAGGTCCACATCACGAAGAACACGTGTGTCACACACGCCACGTTATCTGGCTTAGATAAGCTTCTGGCCACGCCCACGACCTCCTGCTTCATCCGCCCCTGACACCAACTCTCTCCATAAAACACGTGGACATGTTATATGTTTTATAACATATTTTACATACTTTGGAGAAGCCTGTCTTCGAAAATGTTCCCTAAAATGTTCCtatacacacacagcagtcCTGGTATATTTGCACGTGCATGTTTTATCCTAAAATAAAGGTGTTCTGGATGTATTTACCTTCCATAGTGCATGACAGAGTTGTAGTCGTAGGGAGTGCCCAGGTTGTTGGTGTTGATCCTCCTGAAGTTGTGTTCCTGCCCTGCACACGGTCACATGCTTGATTAAGCCATCTTAGTTTGTCAGGGAACAGGTTACTGAGTCATTTTCAGATCAAAGCAGCTATATTTAACAGCTTTAGTGGAAAAGTGGTATCATAGAACAAAGGAAATGATCAAAGGAAACTTGTGGCCACTAACAAGAACAGTGGAACCTGAACATGCTAGCGAAATATGAGTTGTTGTGTCAGGACGGCTAAAAGTGGGCGAGCCAACAGCTGCTAACGTCTCAGAGCTGATAAGACAGATCAACAGCTCGGGGGACCACGTGATaccagaccctaaccctaaccaggaagTCCAGAAAGCTAGTCAGAGAATCAGTGGAAAGTCCGGTGTGAGCAGAACCGGGCAGAACCTGAGCCACCCACCACGGATGACGTTATTCAGGAGGATGCGAACATGCTGGTCCCTGTCGGAGCGAGTCTGCTCATGGTTGAAGCCCAGAGCGTGGAGCATCTCATGTTGGACGATCTGGGGGAAGACACAACCCCGGCGGCTCAAAGACACCGTCTGGGACCTCCCTCGACGACCAATAAAAGAGTAGCACCTAAAGACACGGAGGAAACGTGAGGCTAACACCCACGCAGGGAGGCATGCGGCCGTGGCTCCGGCCTACCCTCCCAGGGACTGGATGTTCACAAAGTCTCGCTGCCGGCGTTGGGGCGTGAAGCGGATGCAGGTGGACTCGGAGAAAGAGCGTAGAGCTGTGGTGATGGTATCCCTCTCCCTCGTAGCTAGAGGGAACAAGAATAAGGGAACGAGGATCAGGGAACGAGTAACAACGAGGATCAGGGAATGAGGATCAGGGAACGAGGATCAGGGAACGAGTAACAACGAGGATCAGGGAACGAGGATCAGGCAACATGGCTCAGGGAACGAGTAACAACAAGGATCAGGGAATGAGGATCAGGCAACATGGCTCAGGGAACAAGTAACAACAAGGATCAGGGAATGAGGATCAGGCAACATGGCTCAGGGAACGAGGATCAGGGAACGAGGATCAGGGAACGAGGATCTGGTAACGAGGATCAGGGAACGAGGATCTGGTAACGAGGATCTGGTAACGAGGATCAGGGAACGAGGATCAGGGAACAGGGCTCAGGGAACGAGGATCTGGTAACAGGGATGGGTAATGGCAGACCTGTGGGGCTCCTCACCTGAGATACAGATTGTTGATACTTACAGTACTGGTTAGAGATGCGAAATGGGATGTAAACGTTGCCGTCTGAGGCTTTGGGCCACAAACACTGACGGGCTGTGCAGGGATCAGCGTTCTCCAGACCTGATGGGACAGCCACGTCCCCAAAGATCACCAGGGGGTCCTCCAGAGACTGGcctgagaggggaggggggggggaaataaactaggagaccaggaggaggaggaggggaggaggggagggaggacggagagtGGGAGGCGGCGAGGGaggcggaggggaggggagagggggagaggggagactctgagagaggagggacggagaaggagaggagagcgaggggagGAGCCAAGACGGGAGAGGAAGGCGAGGGACgaggggaggacggagcggaggaggagaggaagaggatgcgGATCCgcggagggggggagaggaggaggggagggacgagagaggagaagagacgcAAGAGAGATGGAccgagcagaggagaggagaggaaggagcaggaCGAGGacgcgaggagaggagaggagggagaggagatggaggggagaggaggggggaggagaggaagaacgAGGACGGGAGGGGACACGGGCGGGAGGcgaggagcaggaagtggggaggggagggatggagaggaccgaggaagaggaagcgaaggagagggagggcggagcgaggaggtgggaggagaggaggcgggaGGTGCTGAGGATTGGGTGCGAAGGGagagggacgaggaggagaacgacggaggaaggagaggagaggagaggaggaggaggagggagagggaggagaggagatggagaggagaaggggagaggagggcgagacggagaggagaggaggagaggagaggacgagaggaagacgaggagagcgaggagaggagaggagaggaaggaggggagaggagagggggaggagaggagaggagaggagaggagaggaggagagaggatgaggagaggagaggagagaggaggaggcggggaggaggagaggaaggagagggcgagggcgaggagaggagaggagaggagaggaggaggaggggagaggagaggagaggagaggagaggagaggagaggagagagagagaggaggagagagaggagaggagaggaggagaggagaggagaggagaggagaggagaggagaggagaggagaggggaggaggtgaggagaggaaggagaggaggagaggaggagaaggagaaggaggcccaggaggagtgagggggaggggagacatccagggaaggagaggagacggagaggagaggagaggagcaggagaggagaggagaggagaggagaggagagaggaggagaggaggaggaggagaggaaggggaggaggggaggagcagagaggggggaggggaggaggggaggggagggcgagaggagaggatgaggagaggagagggagaggaggggagggaggtgagaggagacgggaagacggatggggagaggagaggagggaaggaggggacgagaggagaggaggagaggagaggaggggggaggggaggacggggagggaggggccgaagcaggggagagggagagagcgcaCAAGAGgacgagagaggaggagaggagaggaggaggaggggaggagaggaccggaggaggggggacgggggaggatgcgggaggcggaggaggggagaggaaggagaggatcATGAGGACGGAAGcgagcgagagggagaggagagggacggaggaggaggcggagaggaggagaggagaggagaggagaggaggaggggagaggagcgaggagaggaaggaggagaggagagaggaagaggaggaggaggagaggagaggagaggaggggagaggaggagaggagaggagaggaggaggagagaggagaggaggagaggggaggagggagaggaagagggagaggaggaggggaggagagaggaggaggagaggagaggaggaggaaggaggagaggagagggagaggagaggaggagaggagaggagaggaggggagaggagaggagagagaggagaggagaggagaggagaggaggaggagagagaggagaggagaggaggagagcgagagaggagaggaggaggaaggaggagaggagaggagaggagaggaggagaggaggagaggaggagaggagaggagtggagaggagaggagaggagaggagaggaggggagaggagaggagaggagaggagaggagaggagaggaggagaaggagaggagagggaggaggagagaggagaggagaggaagaggaggagagaggagaggagaggagaggagaggagaggagagactagggaggagaggagaggagaggagaggagaggaggaagggagagaggagaggagaggagagggaggaggagaggagaggagaggagagagaggagagaggagaggagaggagaggagaggagaggagaggagaggagaggagaggagaggaggagcaggctaaAGCGCCCTCACCAGGTTCTTGTTGGCCTTCTCCAGCAGCGTCGACACACTCAAATCTTCATCCTCGTTCCAGTTTCCTGCAGAGAATCAAGAAGCTGAAGAGCAGAAACGAGACCAAAGAGCCAGAGAGTGTTGAGAAGATCAGTTCCTCACCAGAGACTCCTTCAGTTCTATCAGAGGGCGTCTGCAAAGGGAGAAGGGTTTAATGCAGGTTTCAGTGAGCCATCCAACCCCCATCCAACCATCCAATCCCCATCCAACCCCCATCCAACCCCATCCAACCAccatccaaccatccaacccccatccaccatccaACGCCTATCCACCATCCAACCACTATCCAGCctggttagtgtgtgtgtgtgtgtgtgtgtgtgtgtgtgtgtgtgtgtgtgcgagcgtgtgtgtgtgtgtgtgcctcttcTTACCTGTATGGCCAGTGTGTGGATGTTGTGCACGAGGAGAGCGACGACGGCAGCCTGGAGGATCATGATGAGGTCTGTTGGAAGGTGGTGGAATCATCTGGGTTGGAGGTGTATATGAGCACGGCTCCATGTCCATATATGGGCGTGTTTGCCTAAGACTTCCTGTCGGTTAGAAACAGTTCCACATTTAGAGGTCGAGACTTCCTGCTCATGAATATTGATCATGTGAGATCAGTGGATTCTACAAATTACTGTTAGATGTTGCTGCAACCTTCACAGAACACATCACATCACTGTTCTGCTGGAGCTCTGggacatcaatcaatcaatcaatcgaccAATCGACCAATCgaccatccatccaaccaaccaactaaccaaccaaccaaccaaccaacgaaccaaccaaccagccaaccagccaaccaaccaaccagccaacGATCCAACCAACCAACgaaccaaccaaccagcaaaccaaccaaccatccaaccaaccaaccagccaaccaatccaaccaaccaaccaaccatccaaccaaccaaccaaccaaccaaccaaccaaccatccaaccaaccaacagccaaccagccaaccagccaaccaaccaaccaaccaacaaccaaccaaccaaccaaccatccaaccaaccaaccatccaaccatccaaccaaccatccaaccaaccaaccaaccatccaaCCAACCCTGAGGCCTCTTTCTTGGTCCATCTTTTATTGCAACATGAATATAGATGATCTTCATGTCTTTCTATTCTTTCCAGGTTTGTTCTCTTACGTCCTTTTGAAGTGGCtgtatttgatctttttaatCGTTCATTTAACAGTCAAAGGTTAAAATTAAACTAAATCCCTTCAACCAAAGAAAGAACTAAATTAGAGGGAAATTCAAGTAAACACAATAGGACAAAGATGATTTCTTCTGTCCAGAAAGCAAATTAAGAGATTTGAGGCACCTCCATGTGTTGGGAGGAGCTCACACATTCACCACCAGCTAATCGCTGCAGATGATGACGGCACCTCATCAAATGAGCAGAACTCCAGAGGCCCGGACCGGAGAAGCTCTCAGAAGCTGCAGGTCCGAGCAACCAGCTCAGACCTTTGTGCAACAGCTTTGCTCAAGCTTCCCTAAACTGTTGCAAGTGACCAAAGGTGTTGATGAAAGATTCGACCACATCAGGAACCAGTTGGTTGAGGCTGGTGCGCTgattctggtgtgtgtgtgtgtgtgtgtgttgtgtgtgtgtgtgtgtgtgtgtgtgtggtgtgtgtgtggtgtgtgtgtgtgtgtgagcatgaaCCACAAAAGCTGTTACTTTATCACTAACTTATGAAACACATGAACAGTCGTGTTAATGTCACATGTGTCACTTTCCCAAACATGCTGAAGCGATTGAttgatacgtgtgtgtgtgtgtgtgtgtgtgtgtgtgtgtgagtattagGCCAATAGCTTAGCTGGTTTGAGGGGCGTCTTGCTGGAAAACCCATATTTAGACTCTTGTGCTGAGGTCGGGTCCCACTTGAAGGGGTATAAAACCCCCCAGTGAAGGTTTGGCTGCACGTATCCCCACAGAGGATCAAAGGCAGGTGACGGTTGTTGCACCTGTGTCCAGGTGTGAttccagctgtgtttgtgtgagtgaagCTGATCCCAGtctgtgtcctgcaggtgcaTGAAGATGGTGTCCATTACCAGGTTcttggctctgctgctcctgtctgctggctgctgggcTCTGGACTCTCAGGGAGGTCTCAGTCTGATCACTAGCTAGCATCATGATGCTAGCATGGTGCTAGCATGAATGTTTGTCTTCAGAAGCTCATTTAGAGCAGCATCTGTGTGCCTGGTGATCAGTGAtatttgtgtttcctctgtAAGCTAATGCAGATGTGTCGCTTCACCCCCATGAAACCAACAGGCAGGTACGTAAACGACTCCTCGGATCAAATCACGGTTCATTGAGCTGCAGTCTGAGGAAGTTCTGATGCCTTTCAGGGGAGGAGTTCTCAGTTTCTGAACTTCTGGAACGAGCCAACAATAAACTGGGTGAGTGTGACCATCCGCTGTGGTAGCTGTCCAGGCTAAAGCCTGCGTAGGGTTAGCAGGACTCATTTtggtctccttcctcctcaAAGAGAATCCCAACCTGATTGAAGGAGACATCGTTGTTGACGATGGAGCAGAGAAGAACGCCGACCCCTGCACCAGCTCTGGCTGCAAGTGGGGAAAGTGGACCGATGGGAAGGTCTATATCCCCTATTACATCGCCAGCCACTTCTGTGAGTGAGAGACCGGACCTCCTCCACcgatgcccccctccctctgagTCCAGGAGAGAAGCTGCATGCTCAGAGAAGCTCAATGTTCTGTGGTGTCCCTTTGCCAGCCTCCCGTGAAAAGTCCATCATCACCCGTGGTCTGgaatccttctcctccttttcctgcatCCGCTTCAGACCCAGCAGAAGCACCGACCGAGACTGGCTGAGCATTGAGTCTCGGGACGGGTAAGAACCACCGCCCCACCAGCCGAACCAGGCCCGTCTCCATTCCTGAGTCGTGTCCTTTCCTGTGCAGCTGCTGGTCCTACGTTGGACGCAGGGGAGGTAAGCAGGTGCTGTCTCTAGCCCGTAGCGGGTGCCTCTACCACGGCACGGTCCAGCACGAGCTGCTCCACGCTCTGGGCTTCAACCATGAACAGACCCGCTCTGACCGAGACAACCACATCCGTGTGCTGCTAAACAACGTCCAGTCTGGTAAGAGGACTGTGCTTTTCCAGCTCCTGTCCAGCCCTGTGGGACCCCTCAGAGCTGGGGACAGACCCCGTGACTTCCAGGGGCCACGTGATCGTTAGGTCCAAGCATATTAGtgctcgtccccccccccccacagtcaaACAACAAGCAGATAATATTCATCAGAGATTCTGAAGGTCTGCAGGTCCGTGCACTCT is drawn from Takifugu flavidus isolate HTHZ2018 chromosome 2, ASM371156v2, whole genome shotgun sequence and contains these coding sequences:
- the LOC130521663 gene encoding hatching enzyme 1.2-like isoform X2; its protein translation is MKMVSITRFLALLLLSAGCWALDSQGGEEFSVSELLERANNKLENPNLIEGDIVVDDGAEKNADPCTSSGCKWGKWTDGKVYIPYYIASHFSSREKSIITRGLESFSSFSCIRFRPSRSTDRDWLSIESRDGCWSYVGRRGGKQVLSLARSGCLYHGTVQHELLHALGFNHEQTRSDRDNHIRVLLNNVQSGMEHNFRKIATLNQGTPYDYNSVMQYHRYAFSKNGQPTMVPIPNANVSFGNAKQMSQHDIARLNTLYKC
- the LOC130521663 gene encoding hatching enzyme 1.2-like isoform X1; the protein is MKMVSITRFLALLLLSAGCWALDSQGGEEFSVSELLERANNKLENPNLIEGDIVVDDGAEKNADPCTSSGCKWGKWTDGKVYIPYYIASHFSSREKSIITRGLESFSSFSCIRFRPSRSTDRDWLSIESRDGCWSYVGRRGGKQVLSLARSGCLYHGTVQHELLHALGFNHEQTRSDRDNHIRVLLNNVQSGMEHNFRKIATLNQGTPYDYNSVMQYHRYAFSKNGQPTMVPIPNANVSFGNAKQMSQHDIARLNTLYKCCK
- the LOC130521662 gene encoding hatching enzyme 1.2-like, giving the protein MILQAAVVALLVHNIHTLAIQTPSDRTEGVSGNWNEDEDLSVSTLLEKANKNLGQSLEDPLVIFGDVAVPSGLENADPCTARQCLWPKASDGNVYIPFRISNQYSTRERDTITTALRSFSESTCIRFTPQRRQRDFVNIQSLGGCYSFIGRRGRSQTVSLSRRGCVFPQIVQHEMLHALGFNHEQTRSDRDQHVRILLNNVIRGQEHNFRRINTNNLGTPYDYNSVMHYGRFAFSRNNQPTIVPIPNQNVSIGRATQMSPNDILRINRLYGCRTN